A genome region from Marasmius oreades isolate 03SP1 chromosome 5, whole genome shotgun sequence includes the following:
- a CDS encoding uncharacterized protein (MEROPS:MER0004231) — translation MSPRRFGVFAVGLLLCACGAVFHPTLQRDPTELRVDPGKDGFYWARDNEWSEESWAKIKPSTDLRWVKCYPGGFQCGRLLVPLDYNKPDEDSAAIALVRLPASVPTNSSEYLGPILFNPGGPGGSGVDFVLAVGVRFVSVVGSQFDIVGFDPRGVSRSTPRVSFYKTRIERELWAMSDVEELNHSSITVAGSWARNKITGALAVERDRNVLAHINTDHTARDMLRITEAHGREKLQYWGFSYGTVLGSTFAAMFPDKVHRLVIDGVVDVSDDYYTTKWTTNLRDTDNVLQWFFKDCHKAGPENCAFYEPSVKAMNIKLNDLYSSIIRSPVPAQTSGSYGLVDYARLRFTIFRAFYKPFAIWPMLATGLQDLVQGNGTALFNIQDLPRFQCSCDPLEHAFDNEGDVSTAIACNDGDSIPSDLEEAREHYREVLRVSEWGSIWAGIRMRCGGWSTDIPKTQFRGPIVGNTNHPLLLIGNTADPVTPLWAAHKVSSGFPGSVVLSQDSAGHSSISSPSVCTALAVREYFVNGTLPKAGTYCPIVGTPFVPNLDKSTIVPEVDSGSQTQIPFRQVMEGDGELLKALKELAREFRLGTTPLHV, via the exons ATGAGCCCTCGCCGCTTCGGTGTTTTTGCTGTCGGTCTGTTACTATGCGCTTGTGGGGCGGTCTTCCATCCAACTTTACAACGTGATCCCACGGAACTGCGAGTAGACCCGGGAAAGGATGGGTTTTACTGGGCGCGCGATAATGAATGGAGTGAGGAGTCGTGGGCAAAG ATAAAACCCTCGACAGACCTTCGATGGGTAAAGTGTTATCCTGGTGGATTTCAGTGTGGTCGTTTACTG GTCCCACTAGACTACAACAAACCCGACGAAGACTCGGCAGCAATCGCACTCGTTCGTCTGCCAGCTAGCGTACCCACAAACAGTTCAGAATATCTCGGTCCTATCTTATTTAATCCAGGAGGTCCGGGAGGGAGTGGTGTCGATTTTGTCCTGGCGGTGGGAGTGAGATTTGTATCGGTCGTGGGCAGTCAGTTCGATATTGTTGGATTTGACCCTCGTG GCGTATCACGGTCAACTCCACGTGTCTCATTCTACAAAACCCGCATCGAGAGGGAACTGTGGGCTATGTCTGACGTCGAAGAACTCAATCACTCGTCCATAACGGTGGCAGGTTCATGGGCTCGGAATAAGATAACGGGGGCACTTGCTGTTGAGAGGGATCGGAATGTGTTGGCTCATATCAATACGGATCATACAGCTAGAGATATGTTACGGATCACCGAAGCTCATGGACGAGAGAAGTTGCAATATTGGGGTTTCTC ATACGGAACTGTTCTTGGATCTACTTTTGCTGCTATGTTTCCT GACAAAGTCCACCGATTAGTTATTGACGGGGTTGTTGACGTCTCAGACGACTACTACACCA CCAAATGGACAACCAACCTCCGAGATACCGACAACGTCCTACAATGGTTCTTCAAAGACTGTCACAAAGCCGGTCCGGAAAACTGCGCATTCTACGAACCCTCGGTCAAAGCCATGAACATCAAACTCAACGACCTGTATTCCTCAATCATCCGATCTCCCGTTCCAGCTCAAACCAGCGGTTCCTACGGCCTCGTGGATTATGCACGGTTACGGTTTACGATCTTTAGAGCGTTTTATAAGCCTTTTGCGATTTGGCCCATGTTGGCAACCGGGCTACAGGACTTGGTACAAGGAAATGGAACGGCGTTGTTCAATATCCAAGACCTTCCAAGGTTCCAGTGCTCTTGTGATCCGTTGGAACATGCGTTTGATAATGAGGGAGATGTATCGACAGCTATTGCGTGCAATGATGGGGATTCGATTCCATCTGACCTGGAAGAAGCGAGGGAGCATTATAGAGAGGTTCTCAGAGTTTCGGAGTGGGGATCGATATGGGCTGGGATCAGGATGAGGTGTGGGGGATGGTCAACGGATATTCCGAAGACGCAGTTCCGCG GTCCCATAGTTGGGAACACCAATCATCCGCTCTTGCTTATCGGTAATACTGCCG ATCCCGTAACACCTCTTTGGGC AGCACATAAAGTCTCCAGCGGCTTCCCCGGATCTGTTGTTCTATCTCAAGATTCTGCCGGA CACTCCTCGATATCATCACCCTCTGTCTGCACAGCTCTTGCGGTTCGAGAATACTTTGTGAACGGTACTTTACCAAAGGCCGGGACATACTGCCCTATCGTTGGCACCCCGTTCGTCCCGAACTTGGATAAAAGCACCATTGTTCCGGAAGTTGATTCTGGGAGTCAGACTCAGATCCCGTTTAGGCAGGTTATggaaggagatggagagCTTTTGAAAGCCTTGAAGGAGCTTGCGAGAGAGTTTAGACTCGGAACGACGCCACTTCATGTTTGA